The sequence CATACTGTACATAAGCCTAAAAACATAAATTGTTTACTTTTAGTTTCTTGTTTTAATAAAACAAAACCTAACCCAATATAACCAATAACAAAGATTATTTTTTCTAATAACCATGAGTGCTCTAAAGGGTTGAGTCCTGCCATATAAACCAAAGAAAACGCACTAATTAAAAGTACGGTATCTCCAATATGACTGCTAATAAATAAAATTTTATTTTTTGCTAGTTGCCAATTATTAATTCTCGATATTACTCTTACATAAAATAATATTATGCTTAAAACAACAAATGCTAGATGCATATGTTTTATTGCCATATAACTCATTTACTTCAACTGCCCCTTTGTTATTTAACTATCTTGGTTTGTTACTAATATTGTTTCAAAAAATTGAATATTACTCGTTAATAAATCTACGAGTTTAGGCTCAAAATGTGAGCCTTTTTGTTTTTGAATTTCATTCAATGTTTTATCTAAATCCCACGCTTCTTTATAACATCTATTATGCCTTAATGAGTCATAAACATCCGCTAAGGCAACTATCCTGCCATAGATGTGTATTTTCTCTCCTTCTATGCCACGTGGGTACCCTGTTCCATCCCACTTTTCATGATGATCTCGCGCAATTATTGCTCCAGCATTAATAATTGAACGACGTGAGTTTTTCAAAATTTGATGGCCTTTCTCAGAATGTGATTTCATCAAATCCCATTCATCGCTATTAAGGCCTTCAGGTTTATGAATTATGGTATCTGGAATACCTATTTTACCGACATCATGTAAAGGTGCGGCATGTTTTAATATTTCACTTTCGACATCAGATAAACCATATAAACTAGCTAGTTTACATGAGATATGAGCAACGCGTTTAACATGATTACCCGTTTCACTAGAGCGTTGTTCAACAGCTGCTCCGAGTCTATAAACAATTTCTCGTTGCGTATCTTCAACTTCTGATTGCAACTGAATATTTTCATAGGCGACTTGTACATTTTGAGCAAAAATTTCTATTAAATGTTTATGTGAAGGTGTCAGTGTTTTTGGCACGCCTGAAACATAGAGCATTGAATTGTGATTGCATTCGCTTGAGCAATAAGCAAATAAATAATTATCTTTATAAACAATGCTTTTTTCTCTTAAGGATTGTTTACACGCATTTAGCTGCTCGCCTGTCAGTACCTCTTCAAGCAATTTTCCTTCAGATTCTTCAAATTCACCTTGCCCTGAAAAAACAATTAATTTATTTTCACTACCATTTTCTATTGGATTACTTGCAACTAAAGTTGTTGCATACATAGCTTCATCAACAGTGCCAATAATTGAAGTTAATTGTTGAATAACACCATAAATAAAGTTCTCCATCGAATGAGCTGAAAAAATATCTCTTGATGCAATAATTATTTTCTCAAGTCCCTGACGCGATTGCTCTATAGATAAAATATCACGGTATGAGCGTAGGCTTGACATAACAACAGTAAATAATTTTTGTGCTGTGAGTTCTGTTTTTGATTTGTAGTCGTTTATGTCATAGTTAACAATTACTTGGCGCTCAGGTGCCTGACCTGGTTGTCCGGTTCTAAGGATAATTCGAACATGATTGTTTTTAGCTTCTTCTCTAATATACTGAGCAACTTTAAGACCTGCGTCATCTGTTTCCATAACAACATCAAGTAAAACAATCGCAACATCAGGATGTTGAACAATCAGTTCCTGCGCTTCCTTTCCTGAATAAGCACTTAAAAATTCAAGCCCCTTTCCTTGAAATTTAAAATCACTCAACGCAAGTTTAGTTACTGCATGAACTTCTGATTCATCATCTACAATAATCAGTTTCCATGTGCCTTGGTCAATGGTTTCTATTTCTTCTTCAGGCTCATTAGAAAATAAAAAGTCTTCTGCCATTTGATACTCCTTTATAACTTGAACTCTACTTAGTGCCTAACTGTGCAACTGTAATACGATCATTTCCGGATAAATCAGTAAAGGTCTTAATACCTTTATAAGCCATTTTGCTCAAAAAATCACTTACTAGTTTAGATTGATTATAGCCATGCTCTAATAATAGCGTGCCATTTTCATTTAGATGGGACTTTGCTTGTGCAATAATATGCTTTAGATCGGCCATGCCATCATCTTGTGCTACTAATGCACTCAATGGTTCAAAACAGACATCACCTTGATTTAAATGTGGGTCATTTGGCTCTATATAAGGTGGATTACTCACTATCACATCAAACTTTTGATCTTTAAAAGCACTAAACCAATTACTTTGAATAAATTGTACTTTATCAAATTGATTATCAGTATTAAGCCTTTGACGATTACGTTCAGCCAATTCAATTGCCGCAGGTATTCTGTCACATCCAGTCACATGCCAATTTGGATATTCACTCGAAATTGCCAATGCGATTGCGCCAGTACCAGTACCTAAATCAAGTAAAGAAATATCACGGTCTATTTCAAGTGCTAAAACTTGCTCAACTAATGTTTCTGTATCTGGTCGTGGGATTAAAGTTTGTGCATTTACTTCTAAAGGCAGGCTCCAAAACTCTCGAAAACCAACAATGTGTGCAACAGGTTCACCTAACTTACGCCTTTCAACCATTTCAAAAAAGCACTTTTGTTGTTCGTCCGTTAGTCGTTTTTCTGGCCAAGTGAACAAATAAGTGCGTGTTTTTTCAATACAGGCTAATAATAAAACTTCAGTATCTAATTTAATGGTATCTGATTTTTTATCTTCTGGTAAAGCCAAAAAGGCGTTGGCTGCAGTAGCCAACGCCTTTTGAATCGTCATGTTGTTTTCAATCACGATTATTGTTCACCCATTGCAGCAAGAAGGTCTGCTTGGTTTTCGAGTACTAATGGGTCAATTACGGCGCCTAAATCACCAGCCATAATTTCATGAAGTTTATATAGTGTAAGGTTGATTCTATGATCACTTACACGACCTTGAGAATAGTTATAAGTACGAATACGATCTGAACGATCACCTGTACCTACTAAATTACGAC is a genomic window of Pseudoalteromonas sp. '520P1 No. 423' containing:
- a CDS encoding SirB2 family protein translates to MSYMAIKHMHLAFVVLSIILFYVRVISRINNWQLAKNKILFISSHIGDTVLLISAFSLVYMAGLNPLEHSWLLEKIIFVIGYIGLGFVLLKQETKSKQFMFLGLCTVCLCLVGYLAGSKNAFIL
- a CDS encoding response regulator, which encodes MAEDFLFSNEPEEEIETIDQGTWKLIIVDDESEVHAVTKLALSDFKFQGKGLEFLSAYSGKEAQELIVQHPDVAIVLLDVVMETDDAGLKVAQYIREEAKNNHVRIILRTGQPGQAPERQVIVNYDINDYKSKTELTAQKLFTVVMSSLRSYRDILSIEQSRQGLEKIIIASRDIFSAHSMENFIYGVIQQLTSIIGTVDEAMYATTLVASNPIENGSENKLIVFSGQGEFEESEGKLLEEVLTGEQLNACKQSLREKSIVYKDNYLFAYCSSECNHNSMLYVSGVPKTLTPSHKHLIEIFAQNVQVAYENIQLQSEVEDTQREIVYRLGAAVEQRSSETGNHVKRVAHISCKLASLYGLSDVESEILKHAAPLHDVGKIGIPDTIIHKPEGLNSDEWDLMKSHSEKGHQILKNSRRSIINAGAIIARDHHEKWDGTGYPRGIEGEKIHIYGRIVALADVYDSLRHNRCYKEAWDLDKTLNEIQKQKGSHFEPKLVDLLTSNIQFFETILVTNQDS
- the prmC gene encoding peptide chain release factor N(5)-glutamine methyltransferase produces the protein MTIQKALATAANAFLALPEDKKSDTIKLDTEVLLLACIEKTRTYLFTWPEKRLTDEQQKCFFEMVERRKLGEPVAHIVGFREFWSLPLEVNAQTLIPRPDTETLVEQVLALEIDRDISLLDLGTGTGAIALAISSEYPNWHVTGCDRIPAAIELAERNRQRLNTDNQFDKVQFIQSNWFSAFKDQKFDVIVSNPPYIEPNDPHLNQGDVCFEPLSALVAQDDGMADLKHIIAQAKSHLNENGTLLLEHGYNQSKLVSDFLSKMAYKGIKTFTDLSGNDRITVAQLGTK